A genomic window from Punica granatum isolate Tunisia-2019 chromosome 2, ASM765513v2, whole genome shotgun sequence includes:
- the LOC116193873 gene encoding uncharacterized protein LOC116193873 produces MAPKGEGIVEWTDELECAFIDIMVDKFQRTHTSAWKWKDWERINTELEHKFPGVTLGADKLKTKSRRLKTQYSQFTELIQHTGVGWDEQTNTVKASPDIWDKFIKRHNNFKNFQSKGCKHYEALHLLYRSATATSGLRISSTEPPKSPRSYARMEEQFLAGRNSRGKEPIDLQEGSGDSDDAARELDDPVVTGSKRRVRKRGSNTNSQMQELIDLYRESMTKKDKAKLSTSPESKKSKSVTNPEKPEKHSIEEAVDVFNEMWGTISMNEYFAGLSRITEDERWRRAFVRMFDEARREWLRRLVAS; encoded by the exons ATGGCTCCCAAGGGTGAAGGGATAGTTGAGTGGACTGACGAGCTCGAGTGTGCTTTCATCGACATCATGGTTGATAAGTTCCAAAGGACGCACACATCTGCTTGGAAATGGAAGGACTGGGAACGGATAAATACAGAACTGGAACATAAATTTCCTGGTGTGACTCTTGGCGCGGACAAGTTGAAGACAAAATCACGGCGGCTGAAGACTCAGTACAGTCAGTTCACAGAGCTCATTCAGCACACTGGAGTAGGTTGGGATGAGCAGACCAATACTGTCAAGGCGAGTCCTGATATTTGGGACAAGTTCATCAAG AGGCACAACAACTTCAAGAATTTCCAGTCAAAAGGCTGCAAGCATTATGAAGCCCTGCATCTATTGTACAGATCTGCTACAGCAACAAGTGGTCTACGAATTTCTTCCACTGAGCCACCTAAGAGCCCTCGATCTTATGCACGGATGGAAGAGCAGTTTCTAGCAGGACGCAACAGCCGTGGGAAAGAACCTATTGATCTTCAAGAGGGATCCGGCGACAGTGATGATGCGGCTCGTGAGCTTGATGACCCTGTCGTTACAGGGTCCAAGCGACGCGTCAGGAAGAGAGGTTCGAACACGAACTCGCAGATGCAGGAGCTGATCGACTTGTACCGGGAAAGTATGACCAAAAAGGACAAAGCCAAATTATCTACTTCTCCGGAGTCAAAGAAGAGCAAGTCCGTGACCAACCCCGAGAAACCAGAGAAGCACAGCATCGAGGAAGCCGTTGATGTGTTCAACGAAATGTGGGGAACAATTTCAATGAATGAGTATTTTGCTGGTCTCAGTCGTATTACTGAGGATGAGCGTTGGCGTCGTGCGTTTGTGCGCATGTTCGATGAAGCTCGGCGTGAATGGTTACGACGCCTTGTTGCAAGTTGA
- the LOC116197894 gene encoding protein PHYTOCHROME KINASE SUBSTRATE 3-like, protein MESENTITDLRTASFSVYLNTAQDALVKKLTDQVQLPSSTIIPTEESPVVPVRPGKVVPKDAEIGVFGAEKYFNMKIDDDEPISTTPRLVVDDYARKLGHKKEKCVEPYYANSKRRLGTPSISSESSWGSQTAFLRNLQRNLSYSRHSNKASDQGGFFAGFRCNKSCADRKSIYVSKRVSRQEVATQINGTVPLGSSGRKLTSQSLPHSNPRTALQSRDEFSSPSFEKLRGESKRMEPFAFPLLINAPKAVEEPRISLEVFGSHAKKRADNVVAMNLERKLSMLTWDAIPKAKIHKSPTKMEEDMGSEASSELFEIENISGTTTIPPSTCYEPSEASIEWSVVTASAADFSVLSEYDEKEVLADIRGANKIPTLSSRPNFTRNSNEKEVPKSRPSGLLGCKSHKALQVAETVHKTSEKPRTPRPHLRLEAAIP, encoded by the coding sequence ATGGAGAGTGAGAACACGATCACCGATTTGAGAACTGCATCATTTTCGGTTTATCTCAACACTGCTCAAGACGCCCTCGTGAAGAAGCTTACTGATCAGGTTCAGCTTCCATCTTCCACCATCATACCAACTGAGGAGTCTCCGGTCGTCCCTGTTCGCCCAGGGAAGGTTGTGCCTAAAGACGCTGAGATTGGGGTCTTTGGTGCTGAGAAGTACTTCAACATGAAGATAGATGATGATGAACCTATCAGCACTACCCCGAGACTCGTTGTCGATGATTATGCGAGAAAGCTTGGGCACAAGAAGGAAAAGTGCGTTGAACCTTACTATGCCAACTCGAAGAGGAGGTTGGGAACCCCGAGTATTAGCTCGGAGTCGAGTTGGGGTAGCCAAACGGCTTTCCTGAGGAACTTGCAGAGGAACCTGTCCTATAGCAGGCACAGCAACAAAGCGAGCGATCAGGGGGGATTCTTCGCAGGATTCAGGTGCAACAAGTCCTGCGCTGATCGGAAATCGATATATGTCTCCAAAAGAGTTTCCCGCCAAGAAGTAGCGACGCAGATCAACGGTACTGTCCCGTTAGGGAGTTCTGGAAGAAAGCTCACCTCACAGTCACTTCCGCATTCAAATCCACGGACCGCGTTACAATCACGGGATGAGTTCAGCTCCCCAAGCTTTGAGAAATTGAGAGGCGAGTCGAAGAGAATGGAGCCCTTTGCGTTTCCGTTGCTTATTAATGCCCCAAAGGCAGTGGAGGAGCCAAGAATATCCCTAGAGGTGTTCGGCTCGCATGCTAAAAAGAGAGCGGACAATGTCGTGGCGATGAACTTGGAAAGGAAGCTGTCGATGCTTACTTGGGATGCCATTCCCAAGGCCAAGATCCATAAGAGTCCCAcaaaaatggaagaagataTGGGGAGTGAGGCAAGCTCCGAACTATTTGAGATCGAGAACATCTCCGGCACCACGACCATTCCTCCCTCAACGTGCTACGAGCCAAGCGAAGCAAGCATTGAATGGAGCGTCGTGACTGCCAGTGCAGCAGATTTTTCCGTACTCTCAGAGTATGATGAGAAGGAAGTCTTGGCAGACATAAGAGGTGCAAATAAAATTCCTACTCTCAGTAGCAGGCCGAATTTTACGAGAAATTCAAATGAGAAGGAAGTCCCCAAGAGCCGCCCGAGTGGGCTGTTGGGGTGTAAGAGTCACAAGGCGCTTCAAGTTGCTGAGACCGTGCACAAAACCAGCGAGAAGCCGAGGACCCCTCGGCCCCATCTAAGGTTGGAAGCCGCTATACCTTGA
- the LOC116197895 gene encoding uncharacterized protein LOC116197895, whose translation MRKFDPWPVFFKREWSRTWPFLVGFAVTGTLITKLSLSLTEEDAKNSPFVQRHKKH comes from the exons ATGAGGAAGTTCGATCCGTGGCCGGTGTTCTTCAAGCGAGAGTGGAGCCGCACCTGGCCGTTCCTCGTCGGATTCGCCGTGACTGGCACCCTCATCACCAAGCTCTCCCTCAGCCTCACCG AGGAGGACGCGAAGAACTCTCCCTTCGTGCAGAGGCACAAGAAGCA CTAA
- the LOC116194369 gene encoding dolichyl-diphosphooligosaccharide--protein glycosyltransferase subunit 4A-like, producing the protein MIDDEGLGLVANFLGMFIFLLVIAYHYVTADPKYEGN; encoded by the coding sequence AtgattgatgatgaaggcCTCGGGCTCGTTGCCAATTTTCTTGGCATGTTCATATTTCTGCTCGTGATTGCATACCATTATGTGACCGCTGATCCAAAGTACGAAGGAAACTGA
- the LOC116197451 gene encoding RING-H2 finger protein ATL52-like, whose amino-acid sequence MGDHDEGPFSNLKVTVLLFGIGSAALVVSIYHCIAMGWCRLHSRASERADRAPAPRPLVAEVVEYPSIENSTVQLIPARKYQKGESLVGDDNTCSICLCEFEEGEELRTLPECAHPFHAPCIDMWLYSHASCPMCRADASPSPLIFPSSNSNNQGDNVTLEQVLVHSQL is encoded by the coding sequence ATGGGAGACCACGACGAGGGTCCTTTTTCTAACCTGAAAGTGACCGTCCTCCTGTTCGGGATAGGATCTGCGGCCCTCGTGGTCAGCATCTACCACTGCATTGCCATGGGCTGGTGCCGCTTGCATTCCAGGGCTTCGGAGCGCGCTGACCGAGCTCCTGCGCCTAGACCGCTCGTGGCTGAGGTTGTAGAGTACCCAAGCATCGAGAACTCGACAGTCCAGCTGATCCCGGCCCGTAAGTACCAGAAGGGCGAGAGCCTTGTGGGAGACGACAACACGTGCTCGATATGCCTGTGCGAGTTTGAGGAAGGGGAAGAGCTGCGGACACTCCCTGAATGCGCCCACCCGTTCCACGCGCCGTGCATCGACATGTGGCTCTACTCGCATGCTAGCTGCCCGATGTGCCGAGCGGATGCTAGCCCGTCTCCCCTGATCTTCCCCTCATCGAATTCAAACAACCAAGGAGACAATGTCACTTTGGAACAAGTCCTCGTACACTCCCAACTGTGA